The proteins below are encoded in one region of Belonocnema kinseyi isolate 2016_QV_RU_SX_M_011 chromosome 3, B_treatae_v1, whole genome shotgun sequence:
- the LOC117169718 gene encoding uncharacterized protein LOC117169718, producing MHSWSLNLREVLSHYLKESISDGLVFQFPWSGKDGAKEFENTKMASFLYAATKETIPGQSLITREIFKRHMTEFIRAAKARHRTAAKGLAGGRTGDGDRENLYEFEEINYGEELVEEEPEGVNSEEEEEIAEEAGQET from the exons ATGCACAGTTGGTCACTCAACCTCAGGGAAGTTCTGTCTCATTACCTAAAAGAGAGCATATCTGATGGCCTGGTGTTCCAATTTCCTTGGAGTGGAAAAGATGGCGCGAAGGAATTCGAGAACACGAAAATGGCCTCGTTTCTCTACG CTGCGACAAAGGAAACTATACCTGGGCAAAGCCTAATAACGCGAGAAATATTTAAGCGGCACATGACTGAGTTCATAAGAGCTGCGAAAGCTCGTCACCGAACTGCAGCTAAAGGATTAGCTGGTGGTCGAACTGGTGATGGTGATCGAGAAAACCTATACGAATTCGAAGAAATCAATTACGGAGAAGAATTGGTGGAAGAGGAACCGGAGGGAGTAAATtcagaagaggaagaagaaatTGCGGAGGAAGCAGGACAAGAGACATAA